Proteins encoded by one window of Cyclobacteriaceae bacterium:
- a CDS encoding UPF0175 family protein: protein MVIATRLYEKGKLSLGQAAELVGLSKSAFMEILASYGVSVFNYPSSDLDQDVENAKRYNL from the coding sequence ATGGTAATCGCTACAAGATTATACGAAAAGGGCAAATTGTCGTTGGGTCAGGCGGCTGAATTGGTTGGGCTGTCAAAAAGCGCTTTTATGGAAATTCTAGCGAGCTATGGTGTTTCCGTTTTTAACTATCCTTCTTCTGATCTTGACCAAGATGTAGAGAATGCAAAACGTTATAATCTCTGA